GCGCACGTGCTCACCGACGACGCGGACGTCGCGGCCCACGAGGTGGACTGGACCGGTGTGCACCGAGGCCGGGCGCTGGCGGTGGTGCGGCCCGCCTCGACCGCCGAGGTGGCCGAGGTGGTGCGCGCGTGCGCCGCGGCGCGTACGCCCGTGGTCCCGCAGGGCGGCAACACCGGGCTGGTCGGGGGTGGCGTGCCCGACGGCTCCGGCACCGCGGTGGTGCTGTCGCTCACCCGGATGCGGACGGTGCGCGACGTCGACCCGGTCGCCGGGACGATCACCGTCGATGCCGGCGTCGTGCTCGCCGACGTGCAGGCCGCGGCGGCCGCGGCCGGCCGGCTGTTCCCGATGTCGCTCGGGTCGGAGGGCAGCTGCACCATCGGCGGCAACCTCGCCACCAACGCCGGCGGCACGGCCGTGCTGCGCTACGGCATGACCCGCGAGCTGGTCCTCGGGCTCGAGGTGGTGCTTCCCGACGGGCGGGTGTGGGACGGTCTGCGCGGGCTGCGCAAGGACAACACCGGCTACGACCTGACCCAGCTCTTCGTCGGCTCCGAGGGCACCCTCGGGGTGATCACGGGCGCGGTGCTGCGGCTCTTCCCGGCGACCCCGCGGCACGCGACGGCGTGGGTCGCGGTCCCGTCGGTCCGGGACGCGGTGTCGCTGCTCGCGCTCGCGCAGCGGGAGGCGGGCGCCCACCTCACCACGTTCGAGATCGCCAACCGGCAGGCGCTCGACCTCGTCCTGGCCCACCTGCCCGGGGCGGTCGACCCCCTCGAGGCACCCAGCGACTGGTACGTCCTGGTCGAGCTCGCCGGCACCGCCACCGACGACGGCCTCGACGACGCGCTCGAGCGGCTGCTGTCCCTCGGGGTCGACGCCGGTGCCGTCACCGACGCAGCCGTCGCGACCGGCCCGGCCCGGCGCGACGCGCTCTGGGCGCTGCGCGAGGGCATCTCGGAGGTGCAGAAGGTCGAGGGGGCGACGCTCAAGCACGACGTCACGCTGCCCATCGCCCGGCTCGCCGACTGGACCGAGGCGATGGGCCACCGGCTGCAGGAGGTCCTCCCCGGCGTGCGGCCGGTCACCTACGGCCACGTCGGCGACGGCAACCTGCACTACAACCTCAACGCGCCCAGCCCCGACGGCGCGAGCCGCGACGACGACCTCCGCGCCGCGGCCACGGACCTGTCGACCGCGATCCACGACGCGGTCGCCGCCGAGCACGGCTCGATCAGCGCCGAGCACGGCCTCGGCCGCACGAAGGCGGCCGCCGCGGCGGCGTACAAGTCCGACGTCGAGGTCGACCTCATGCGCGCGGTGAAGCACGCCCTCGACCCCGACGGGCTGCTCAACCCGGGCGTCCTGCTGCCCCCTCGGGCGGGGTCCTAGGCTGGGGGCATGAAGGCCCAGACCCTCGGTCGCATCGTGCTCGGTGGCTTCATGGTCACCGCCGGCGTCCTGCACCTCACCACCCAGCGCCAGGAGTTCCAGGCCCAGGTCCCCGACTGGTTCCCGGTCGACGAGGACCTCACCGTCGTGGCGTCCGGCGTCGTCGAGATCGGGCTCGGCGCGGCGTTCGTCGCGCTCCCGAAGCACCGGCGCACCGTCGGCGCGCTGCTCGCCGCGTTCTTCGTGGCGATCTTCCCCGGCAACATCGCGCAGTACGTCGAGGGCACCGACGCGTTCGGCCTCGACACCGACCGCGCGCGGCTCACCCGGCTGTTCTTCCAGCCGGTGCTGGTCCTGGTGGCGCTGTGGGCCGGCGGGCTGCTCGGTCGCCGCCGTCCGGCCGTCGCCGAGGAGCAGCAGCGCGAAGAGGTAGAGACCGGGGAGTGAGCCGCTCCACCCGCAGCGCCCCCGCGCTGCCGGCGGAGATCCGCGTCCTGCTGGTCGCCGCCTTCCTGATCGCGGTCGGCTACGGCCTCGTCTCGCCCGTCCTCCCGGCCTACGCCCGCAGCTTCGACGTCGGCGTGGCGGCCGCGTCGGTCGTGGTCTCGGCCTTCGCCTTCTTCCGCCTCGTGTTCGCACCCGCCGGTGGTGCGCTGGTGCAGCGGCTCGGCGAGCGCCCGGTCTACCTCGTCGGCCTGCTCGTCGTCGCGGCGTCCTCGCTGGCGACCGCGTTCGCCCAGTCCTACGTCCAGCTGCTGGTGCTGCGCGGGCTCGGCGGCATCGGGTCGACGATGTTCACCGTCTCCGCGATGGCCCTGCTGGTGCGGCTCGCGCCGCCGGACATGCGGGGCCGGGTGTCGTCGGCCTACGCCAGCGCGTTCCTCGTCGGCGGCATGGTCGGCCCGGTGCTCGGCGGCGCGCTCGCCGGCTTCGGGCTGCGGACACCGTTCGTGGTCTATGCCGTGGCGCTCGTCGTCGCGGCCGCCCTCGTCGGGGTCCGCCTCGGCGGCACCCGGCTGCGCCCGGCGTCGACGGGCGGTCCGGCAGCACCGCCGATGCGGCTGCGCGAGGCGCTCGCCCACCGGACCTACGTCGCCGCGCTGGGGTCGGGCTTCGCCAACGGGTGGTGCAACTTCGGGGTCCGGGTCGCGGTGCTGCCGCAGCTGGCCGTGGCCGTGCACGACGACGCGTGGGTCGCCGGTGTCGCGCTCGCGCTGGCCGCCGCCGGCACCGCGCTCACCCTCCAGGTCTCGGGGCGGATCGCCGACTCGGTCGGCCGCCGCCCGCTGGTGGTGGTCGGTCTCGTGGTCACCGCGCTCTCGCTGGGCCCGTTGGGGCTCAGCTCATCCCTGACGGTGCTGCTCGTGCTCTCGGTCCTGTCGGGTGTCGGGGCCGGGCTGGTCAACCCCGGCCAGCAGGCCAGCGTCGCCGACGTGGTGGGCAGCGGTCGCAGCGGCGGCACCGTGCTGAGCAGCTTCCAGATGTCGCAGGACGCGGGCGCGATCCTCGGTCCGGTGCTGGTCGGGCTGGTGGCCGACGCCGCCGGCTTCGGGTGGGCGTTCGCCACCACCGCCCTCGTCAGCCTGCTCGCCGTGCCCCTCTGGCTGACCGCCCCTGAGACGCGGCCGGGCGCGATGTCGGCCACCTCGGGTTGAATCAGGCGCACCGAAGGGGTTTGCGCCCTCCGCCCACGGGGAGGAGGGCTCAGGAGAGAAGGGGGACTCCCACATGTCCATCAACAGGAAGCTCGCCGGCGTCGCCGGCATCTGCGCGGTCGCGCTGGCCGCCACGACGCCACCGCCGGTGGCCGTCGCCGCGCCCACCGGCGCCGACCGTCCGGTCCAGCTGCTCAGCGGGGGCTCGTCGATCGACGCCCGCAGCGCCATCCCGAACGGCGCGGTCCGCTCGCGCCCGACGACGCTCGACGACGCGGCGCTCGACGCCGCCCGTGCCGGCGACCGGCTCGGGTTCGCGCTCTTCGAGGACGCCGCGGTCACCGCGGTCGTCGACCGCCGCACCTCCTCCGGCGGCGTCACCGCCTGGGCCGGCCGGCTCGAGGGCGAGAAGGGCACCTTCAGCGCCGTCGAGGTGGGCGGGTTCCGCCACATCACCGTCTCCTCCGCCGAGGACGGCACCTACGAGGTCGCCAGCACCAAGGACGGCGACTACGTCGTCACCGAGGCCGGCCCGACGGTCGCCGAGGGCAAGGACGTGGTCGCCCCGCGCGACAGCCACGCCGACCACGCCCACGAGGCCGGAGACGCGGTGCAGGCGCGCCCCTCCTCCGGGAGCACCTCCGACGGCGCAGCCGCCGTCGCGAGCGACGCGTCCACGACCGTCGACATCGCGATCGTCTACCCCGCCTCGCTGCCCGCCCAGCTCGGCGAGGGCCCGATGCAGGCCCAGTTCGCCCAGGGCATCGCCCAGGCCAACCAGGCGTTCACCACGTCGGGCGTCGCGACCCAGCTGCGCCTGGTCGGCACCCGCCAGCTCGCGCAGCCGCAGCTGTCCAGCGTCCGCTCGGTCCTGTTCGCCATGCAGGACCCCGACGACGGGCTCTACGACGAGATCGCGGGCTACCGCGACGTGGTCCACGCCGACCTCGTCAGCATGTGGCTCTCCGGCAGCGACCCGGCGCGGGCGACGTGCGGCATCGGCTTCCTCGGCGGGAGCGGCGACGCCGAGAACGACGCGGCCAACGCCTTCACCGCGCTCTACGTCGACGGGTGCGCGACCTCGAACCTCACCTTCGCCCACGAGGTCGGCCACAACCTGAGCGCCGGCCACGACGCGGGCGCCTCGGAGGCCCCGCAGGGCAAGCCCTACGCCCGCGGCTACGTCGACGTCCCCGGCAACACGCTGACGATCATGGCCTACCCCACGACGTGCGACACCTGCGTCCGCACGCTCAACTTCTCCAACCCCAACCTGCTCGTCAACGGGCGCCCGCAGGGCACCACGGCGCCGGTCAACACGTTCAACGCCCAGGCGATCAACGAGCAGGTCCCGCTCGCGGCCAACTACCGCCAGTCGCAGATCTACCCCGGCGCGGTGGCGATCGGTGGTGCTGCCCGCTGGAAGGGCAAGGCCAGGGCGGTCACCGGCAGCTGGGCGCCGGCGGTCACGTTCGGCTACCAGTGGTTCCTCGACGGCGCCCCGGTCTCCGGCGCGACCTCGAGCACCTTCAAGCTCGGCCGCAAGTCGATCGGCAAGACCCTGAGCCTGCAGGTCTTCGGCTCGGCGCCGAACTACGCCACCGTCATCGCCGGCACCGCCCCGGTCGTGGTCGGCAAGGCGCAGTTCAAGACCCGCAAGCCCAAGCTCCGCGGCGTGCCGCGGGCCGGGCGCGTGCTGTCGGTGACGCTCAAGGGCTGGAAGCCCAAGCCGGCCACGAAGAGCGTCAAGGTCCGCTACCAGTGGATGAAGAACGGCAAGAAGATCAAGGGGGCCAAGAAGGCCACCTACCGCCTCCGGGCCAAGGACCGCGGGAAGAAGATCTCCGTCGTGGTCAAGGTGAAGAAGAAGGGCTACGCGACGACCAAGCGGTCGTCGAAGAAGGTCAAGGTCCGCCGCTGACCGCGCCTCGCCGGGCGGGTCACAGGGTCGGCAGCCAGTCGACCCGCCCGGCGAGCACGGCGTAGCCCACGAAGGCGCCCACGTCGAGCAGCGTGTGGGCCACCACGAACGGCATCACGCGCCCCCAGCGGCGGTAGAGCCAGCCGAACAGCAGCCCCATCGCGAGGTTGCCGACGAAGCCACCGAGCCCCTGGTAGAGGTGGTAGCTCCCGCGCAGCAGCGCCGCGAGGCCGATCGCCGCGGTGTCGCCGAAGCCGAGCTGGCGCAGCCGCACCAGCACGAAGCCGAGGACGACGTACTCCTCGAGCACCGCGTTCTGCGCGGCCGACAGCACCAGGACCGGCACCTGCCACCACTCGCCCGGCAGCGACTGCGCGACCACGGTGAGGTTGGTGCCGAGGGCGAAGGTCGCGAGGTAGAACACCACGCCGACCGACCCGACGCCGGCCGCCAGCCAGGCGCCGTTGCCGAGGTCGCGCCACG
Above is a genomic segment from Nocardioides okcheonensis containing:
- a CDS encoding MFS transporter, with amino-acid sequence MSRSTRSAPALPAEIRVLLVAAFLIAVGYGLVSPVLPAYARSFDVGVAAASVVVSAFAFFRLVFAPAGGALVQRLGERPVYLVGLLVVAASSLATAFAQSYVQLLVLRGLGGIGSTMFTVSAMALLVRLAPPDMRGRVSSAYASAFLVGGMVGPVLGGALAGFGLRTPFVVYAVALVVAAALVGVRLGGTRLRPASTGGPAAPPMRLREALAHRTYVAALGSGFANGWCNFGVRVAVLPQLAVAVHDDAWVAGVALALAAAGTALTLQVSGRIADSVGRRPLVVVGLVVTALSLGPLGLSSSLTVLLVLSVLSGVGAGLVNPGQQASVADVVGSGRSGGTVLSSFQMSQDAGAILGPVLVGLVADAAGFGWAFATTALVSLLAVPLWLTAPETRPGAMSATSG
- a CDS encoding reprolysin-like metallopeptidase, which codes for MSINRKLAGVAGICAVALAATTPPPVAVAAPTGADRPVQLLSGGSSIDARSAIPNGAVRSRPTTLDDAALDAARAGDRLGFALFEDAAVTAVVDRRTSSGGVTAWAGRLEGEKGTFSAVEVGGFRHITVSSAEDGTYEVASTKDGDYVVTEAGPTVAEGKDVVAPRDSHADHAHEAGDAVQARPSSGSTSDGAAAVASDASTTVDIAIVYPASLPAQLGEGPMQAQFAQGIAQANQAFTTSGVATQLRLVGTRQLAQPQLSSVRSVLFAMQDPDDGLYDEIAGYRDVVHADLVSMWLSGSDPARATCGIGFLGGSGDAENDAANAFTALYVDGCATSNLTFAHEVGHNLSAGHDAGASEAPQGKPYARGYVDVPGNTLTIMAYPTTCDTCVRTLNFSNPNLLVNGRPQGTTAPVNTFNAQAINEQVPLAANYRQSQIYPGAVAIGGAARWKGKARAVTGSWAPAVTFGYQWFLDGAPVSGATSSTFKLGRKSIGKTLSLQVFGSAPNYATVIAGTAPVVVGKAQFKTRKPKLRGVPRAGRVLSVTLKGWKPKPATKSVKVRYQWMKNGKKIKGAKKATYRLRAKDRGKKISVVVKVKKKGYATTKRSSKKVKVRR
- a CDS encoding DoxX family protein, with translation MKAQTLGRIVLGGFMVTAGVLHLTTQRQEFQAQVPDWFPVDEDLTVVASGVVEIGLGAAFVALPKHRRTVGALLAAFFVAIFPGNIAQYVEGTDAFGLDTDRARLTRLFFQPVLVLVALWAGGLLGRRRPAVAEEQQREEVETGE
- a CDS encoding CPBP family intramembrane glutamic endopeptidase encodes the protein MTSTTTDAARPWWRLRDTPVPGGIPELARALLWTELALVLLVSLGRSAIYSVVSIVSALTAPGPLSSQAANLNNSLAPDRPWLDLTYQLLRIAFALVPVALAGYLLVRSGTRLQEVWARGGRWASWRDLGNGAWLAAGVGSVGVVFYLATFALGTNLTVVAQSLPGEWWQVPVLVLSAAQNAVLEEYVVLGFVLVRLRQLGFGDTAAIGLAALLRGSYHLYQGLGGFVGNLAMGLLFGWLYRRWGRVMPFVVAHTLLDVGAFVGYAVLAGRVDWLPTL
- a CDS encoding FAD-binding oxidoreductase, encoding MSDLLDRLRDVVGAAHVLTDDADVAAHEVDWTGVHRGRALAVVRPASTAEVAEVVRACAAARTPVVPQGGNTGLVGGGVPDGSGTAVVLSLTRMRTVRDVDPVAGTITVDAGVVLADVQAAAAAAGRLFPMSLGSEGSCTIGGNLATNAGGTAVLRYGMTRELVLGLEVVLPDGRVWDGLRGLRKDNTGYDLTQLFVGSEGTLGVITGAVLRLFPATPRHATAWVAVPSVRDAVSLLALAQREAGAHLTTFEIANRQALDLVLAHLPGAVDPLEAPSDWYVLVELAGTATDDGLDDALERLLSLGVDAGAVTDAAVATGPARRDALWALREGISEVQKVEGATLKHDVTLPIARLADWTEAMGHRLQEVLPGVRPVTYGHVGDGNLHYNLNAPSPDGASRDDDLRAAATDLSTAIHDAVAAEHGSISAEHGLGRTKAAAAAAYKSDVEVDLMRAVKHALDPDGLLNPGVLLPPRAGS